The Cohnella abietis genome has a segment encoding these proteins:
- a CDS encoding DUF4830 domain-containing protein, which produces MWISIKKIIVLFAVFCLVFLIGCSKETTEQKNVNPIEYIESFDWHIEEKISKERLETKSLDPSIAGVVDLKPYVDKEIYITTYLLKEKQKTGMKIYASVYQVNEDIIGGYGHLELWVPGVFSLKDKKRLINEGTINK; this is translated from the coding sequence GTGTGGATTTCGATTAAGAAAATTATTGTTTTATTTGCAGTTTTTTGTCTTGTGTTCCTGATTGGTTGCAGTAAAGAAACAACTGAGCAGAAAAATGTTAATCCTATTGAATACATTGAGTCGTTTGATTGGCATATTGAAGAAAAAATTAGCAAAGAAAGGCTAGAGACAAAAAGCTTGGATCCAAGTATCGCAGGTGTTGTTGATTTGAAGCCGTATGTGGATAAAGAAATTTATATTACAACCTACTTGCTGAAAGAAAAACAAAAAACAGGAATGAAAATTTACGCTTCCGTCTATCAAGTTAATGAAGATATTATTGGTGGATACGGACATTTAGAGCTTTGGGTGCCTGGAGTTTTTTCTTTGAAGGATAAAAAAAGGTTAATCAACGAAGGAACAATAAATAAATAG
- a CDS encoding nuclear transport factor 2 family protein: MINEETQGIIENYVEAYNSFDVERMVTLLHKDMLFRNISNGEINAETSGIQEFKELAEKSSKIFSSRRQTITNYSAFNDRVEIHIDYEAILAVDLPNGLKIGDKLQLTGKSVFGMKEGKISLIEDYS; this comes from the coding sequence ATGATTAATGAAGAAACCCAAGGAATCATCGAAAATTATGTTGAGGCCTACAATTCATTTGATGTCGAGAGAATGGTAACACTTTTACATAAGGATATGTTGTTTAGAAATATTTCCAATGGCGAAATTAACGCAGAGACCAGCGGAATACAAGAGTTTAAAGAACTGGCAGAAAAGTCGTCAAAGATTTTCTCTAGTCGTCGTCAGACAATTACCAATTACAGTGCTTTTAATGATAGAGTAGAAATACACATTGATTATGAAGCCATACTGGCTGTTGATTTGCCTAACGGATTAAAGATTGGTGATAAGCTTCAATTAACAGGCAAGTCAGTATTTGGAATGAAAGAAGGAAAGATATCATTAATTGAAGATTATAGTTAA
- a CDS encoding DUF3888 domain-containing protein → MRQKIIMIILVIISLVLMPQVSSAKIKKPALDSRELQLQDMLTLFLLPYMNDKLSEVYAYELNAAPELYPYFVDVTKTDRLNGFRGYTLSITLHAHPTVGPHIPVGEDLFTFEVSPLVNVKLVTYEHLKGPKKSDFPPNYQDLLKKNTVLH, encoded by the coding sequence ATGAGACAAAAGATAATAATGATTATCTTAGTTATTATTTCACTGGTGCTTATGCCGCAAGTGTCAAGTGCAAAAATAAAAAAACCAGCTTTGGACTCCAGGGAATTACAGCTTCAAGACATGCTGACGCTGTTTTTACTTCCATATATGAACGATAAACTTTCAGAAGTTTACGCTTACGAGTTAAATGCCGCCCCAGAATTATATCCTTATTTCGTGGATGTAACAAAGACAGATCGATTAAATGGATTTCGAGGTTATACGTTATCAATTACCCTTCATGCACACCCTACTGTGGGTCCTCACATTCCTGTTGGCGAAGACCTTTTTACATTTGAAGTTTCCCCATTAGTGAATGTTAAGCTCGTGACTTATGAACATTTAAAAGGTCCAAAAAAATCGGACTTTCCTCCTAATTACCAAGACTTGCTTAAGAAAAATACAGTATTGCATTAA
- a CDS encoding winged helix-turn-helix domain-containing protein has translation MIQLTNRQARQFLLLKHGLLGEYQFTGKQGVLDFVRQVGCIQYDPIDVCGKNAELVLQSRIKGFTKGMLAELLYEDRSLVDYPDKNLAIISVEDWPYFERYRQAARQHAERYPEMEALTAQVRAHIQSHGALNSDDLKLDGDFSWQSAIHWSGGNNSSRSVLEQMYSTGELIIHHKKGTRKYYDIAKKYIQPNLLNASEPLEDELEHHKWRVLRRIGSVGLLWNRASDAWLNIWGLKAAQRNEVFRQLLHEARIVAVAVEQMKDMLYCLAEDLLLIEAVLQNQEPKLRCELIAPLDNFIWDRKLINELFGFDYTWEIYTPAIKRKFGYYVLPLLYGESFIGRAEIIVERKTGTLVVKNIWFENGVKQTTQLRTALNSCFQKFALFNGCDTISAESMN, from the coding sequence ATGATTCAATTAACAAACCGCCAGGCACGGCAATTTCTGTTATTGAAGCACGGGCTGTTGGGCGAATATCAATTTACCGGAAAGCAGGGAGTATTGGATTTTGTGCGACAGGTCGGTTGTATTCAATACGATCCCATCGATGTTTGCGGAAAAAACGCCGAATTGGTGCTACAATCGCGAATCAAGGGATTTACCAAGGGAATGCTCGCCGAGTTGCTGTATGAGGATAGAAGCCTTGTCGATTATCCCGACAAGAACCTGGCCATTATCTCTGTCGAGGACTGGCCGTATTTTGAGCGATACAGGCAAGCCGCCAGACAACATGCCGAACGCTATCCCGAAATGGAAGCATTGACAGCGCAAGTACGAGCTCATATCCAAAGTCACGGTGCACTAAATTCGGATGACTTAAAATTAGATGGAGATTTCTCTTGGCAATCGGCCATCCACTGGAGCGGTGGAAACAATTCATCTCGATCGGTGCTGGAACAGATGTATTCGACGGGTGAGTTGATTATCCATCATAAAAAAGGAACGCGTAAATATTACGATATAGCCAAGAAGTACATACAGCCAAATCTGCTGAATGCATCAGAGCCGCTGGAGGATGAGCTTGAGCATCATAAGTGGCGGGTACTGCGTCGAATCGGCTCTGTTGGTCTCTTATGGAATCGTGCGTCAGATGCATGGCTGAATATATGGGGGTTGAAAGCAGCACAGCGCAACGAGGTTTTTCGCCAGCTATTACACGAAGCTCGCATTGTTGCTGTTGCCGTGGAACAAATGAAGGATATGCTGTACTGCCTCGCGGAGGATTTACTGCTTATTGAAGCCGTTCTGCAAAATCAGGAGCCGAAATTGCGTTGCGAGCTTATTGCCCCTCTAGATAATTTCATATGGGACAGAAAACTTATCAACGAATTGTTTGGCTTCGATTACACCTGGGAGATTTACACGCCTGCAATCAAACGAAAATTCGGCTATTATGTGCTGCCTCTATTATATGGAGAGAGCTTCATTGGACGAGCCGAGATAATCGTGGAGCGAAAAACTGGAACACTCGTTGTTAAAAACATCTGGTTCGAGAACGGTGTGAAGCAAACAACGCAATTGCGAACAGCCTTGAACAGTTGTTTCCAAAAGTTTGCGTTATTCAACGGGTGTGATACGATTTCGGCAGAGTCTATGAACTGA
- a CDS encoding zinc-dependent alcohol dehydrogenase — MKSTIYYGKEDIRVEERPLPVVGRADVLVKNLRAGICGTDIGIYNFGGELFNVASGDEIGHEMVGEVVEIGPDVSPEITLWMRVFVNPCTAKRSGLAKANAASGFSEYVLVEDAKLNYNIYEIAPSIPAEAAVLVEPLSVGTHGAFHLQPQVGEKVVVLGGGTIGMSAAASLIAEGIKQVCIVDIDDWRLEKAASLGALTLNSKNEDLAQGLINRFGSQTNLLGMQVPDVDLYVDAAGAPALLKGVIAMAKPKSRLSIIATYKQEVAIHPAMIMMNEFRMEGSCGYTHENITQVISHLTEQKTNIDEIVTHVFKLDQIDEAFKVATQAKEAIKVIIDLT; from the coding sequence ATGAAATCTACAATTTATTATGGAAAAGAAGATATTCGTGTAGAAGAAAGACCCCTACCGGTCGTTGGAAGAGCTGATGTGCTGGTTAAAAATCTCCGAGCAGGTATTTGCGGAACGGATATTGGTATTTATAACTTCGGCGGTGAACTCTTTAACGTAGCAAGCGGTGATGAAATCGGGCATGAAATGGTTGGGGAAGTCGTAGAAATTGGCCCCGACGTCTCTCCCGAAATAACACTCTGGATGCGCGTGTTCGTTAACCCTTGTACAGCCAAACGATCAGGTTTAGCTAAGGCGAATGCAGCATCGGGCTTCTCTGAATATGTGTTGGTTGAAGATGCTAAACTAAATTACAACATCTATGAAATCGCTCCCAGCATCCCTGCTGAAGCAGCGGTGTTAGTTGAACCTCTAAGTGTAGGTACACATGGTGCCTTTCATTTGCAGCCTCAAGTAGGTGAAAAAGTGGTCGTGCTAGGTGGTGGGACCATCGGAATGTCTGCGGCTGCTAGTTTAATTGCCGAAGGCATCAAGCAAGTTTGTATAGTCGACATAGACGACTGGCGCCTGGAGAAAGCAGCTTCACTCGGAGCATTGACACTTAATTCCAAGAACGAAGACTTAGCACAAGGTTTAATCAACAGATTTGGCTCGCAGACAAACCTATTAGGTATGCAAGTTCCCGATGTAGACTTATACGTCGATGCCGCTGGCGCTCCTGCTCTGTTAAAAGGTGTGATCGCAATGGCCAAACCGAAGTCCAGACTCTCTATTATTGCCACATACAAACAAGAAGTAGCTATTCACCCAGCGATGATCATGATGAACGAATTTAGAATGGAAGGCTCTTGCGGTTACACGCATGAAAATATTACGCAAGTGATCTCGCATCTAACAGAACAAAAAACAAACATCGATGAAATCGTAACCCATGTATTTAAGCTTGATCAAATCGATGAAGCTTTTAAGGTCGCAACACAAGCGAAAGAAGCTATTAAAGTTATTATCGATCTGACTTAA
- a CDS encoding TetR/AcrR family transcriptional regulator, translating to MLIDALIELVIEKGYEPVTVRDIVVRAHINRSTFYLHFQDKKDILDEMTNEVLTDLKQSMANPPAFNLTDAMKDFRVLNKPIESAVKLFSHVQNYSALYAKMLPEVHFRDQVLRTIKNQLPSTPTEEIVIDFVTNGIVGIMLYWLNNGMKESVEEISLEQTKLALAIESFK from the coding sequence ATGCTTATCGACGCGCTAATCGAGCTAGTGATCGAGAAGGGGTACGAGCCTGTTACTGTGCGTGATATCGTGGTGAGGGCGCACATAAACCGGTCGACCTTTTATTTACATTTTCAAGATAAAAAAGATATCTTAGACGAGATGACGAATGAGGTACTAACCGATTTGAAGCAATCGATGGCCAATCCGCCTGCGTTTAATTTAACCGATGCGATGAAAGATTTTCGAGTCTTGAACAAGCCTATCGAATCTGCGGTGAAGCTTTTTTCACACGTCCAGAATTATTCAGCCTTATATGCCAAAATGCTTCCGGAAGTCCATTTCCGTGATCAAGTTCTTCGTACAATAAAAAATCAACTCCCCAGCACGCCTACTGAGGAGATCGTTATCGATTTTGTAACCAATGGAATCGTTGGTATTATGCTGTATTGGCTAAACAATGGAATGAAGGAAAGCGTGGAGGAGATCAGTTTGGAGCAAACAAAGCTGGCTTTAGCTATTGAATCCTTCAAATAA
- the xerS gene encoding tyrosine recombinase XerS → MNLQKRKDREELDKRIPRMPWYIEKFMNYKLPDLSPSSLLEYIRDYEAFLSWLMAEGLTTADTMSNVPLEDLERLHMDSVDNFRMFLATKRDNANTRTTISRKLSSLRSLFHYLSQIAEDENFYPLLKRNVMAKVSVKRTQKPKDTAAKLEGKLLQEQEIIEFINYIKQDYAHDVAANKQAIYSHELNKIRDSCIVSLILNSGLRVSELVNLNIDDTDFKKRLLYVFRKGKNDDTFKTPVYFRQDAVPDLEQYLAQRDTHYKAPKKEKALFLAIANGKKEGSRMTKRAIQEMVMKYAKRFGKPYLSVHKLRHSFATDYYLSNDLYKTQEQLGHASPETTQIYAHLTDKTMAEAIDRRKEDS, encoded by the coding sequence ATGAACCTGCAGAAGAGGAAAGATCGAGAAGAGCTGGACAAGCGCATTCCAAGAATGCCCTGGTATATCGAGAAATTCATGAACTACAAGCTGCCTGATCTCTCTCCCTCCTCTTTATTGGAATACATAAGAGATTATGAGGCTTTCTTATCGTGGTTAATGGCTGAGGGCCTCACGACTGCGGATACAATGAGTAATGTCCCTCTAGAGGATTTAGAGCGGCTACATATGGATAGTGTTGATAATTTTCGCATGTTTCTGGCCACGAAGCGGGACAATGCCAATACTCGTACGACGATATCACGCAAGCTTTCTTCTCTGCGTTCGTTGTTCCATTATTTGAGCCAGATTGCTGAGGATGAGAACTTCTACCCTCTTCTAAAGCGGAATGTAATGGCCAAGGTATCTGTCAAACGAACGCAGAAGCCTAAGGATACCGCAGCCAAGCTGGAAGGAAAGCTGCTTCAGGAGCAGGAAATTATCGAGTTTATTAACTACATTAAACAAGATTATGCCCACGATGTAGCAGCTAACAAGCAAGCGATTTATTCACATGAGTTGAACAAAATTCGCGATAGCTGCATTGTTAGCTTGATTCTTAACTCAGGCTTACGGGTATCTGAGCTTGTTAATCTCAACATCGACGATACAGATTTCAAAAAGCGGCTTCTTTATGTGTTTCGCAAGGGTAAGAATGATGATACTTTCAAGACTCCCGTTTATTTCCGACAGGATGCCGTTCCTGATCTAGAGCAGTACTTAGCACAGCGGGATACTCACTATAAAGCCCCGAAGAAAGAGAAAGCCTTATTCTTAGCCATCGCAAATGGTAAAAAAGAAGGCTCGAGAATGACCAAGCGTGCGATACAAGAAATGGTCATGAAATACGCCAAGCGATTCGGCAAGCCTTATCTTTCTGTACATAAGCTGCGACATTCGTTTGCCACGGACTACTATCTCAGTAATGATCTATACAAAACCCAGGAGCAGCTGGGACATGCCTCACCAGAAACAACACAAATTTATGCTCATCTCACCGACAAAACAATGGCAGAAGCGATTGACCGCAGGAAAGAAGATAGCTAA
- a CDS encoding nitric oxide synthase oxygenase: protein MINIVNNGKLEEVEAEALHFLELFYKETGRSPEALNERISEVLTALRETGQYEQTLEELTYGAKVAWRNNSRCIGRLFWDSLEVFDERQADSEEAIVAALLRHIAHASNNGRIRPLITVFAPETSEMSIRVWNHQLIRYAGYETTDGIIGDPSSIDFTAQCMRLGWKGRGTRFDVLPLVVQINGREPKLFTIPSELINEINITHGSIEGFGDLGLKWYSVPILSDMILDIGGIRYTAAPFNGWYMGTEIGSRNLADTDRYNALPAIADLLGLDRTTNTSLWKDRALLELNTAVIHSFKLAGVSIVDHHTAADQFMRFMKREQDNDRTVNARWSWLIPPMSPAATPIWNHSTFEEQTVRPDFVAQPRPY from the coding sequence ATGATTAATATCGTTAACAACGGAAAGCTCGAAGAAGTAGAAGCTGAAGCACTCCATTTCCTCGAACTATTTTACAAAGAAACTGGACGATCCCCTGAGGCACTTAATGAGCGGATTTCTGAAGTCCTCACCGCTTTAAGGGAAACCGGGCAATACGAACAAACTTTAGAAGAGCTGACCTACGGAGCGAAAGTCGCTTGGCGAAATAACAGTCGGTGTATCGGAAGATTGTTCTGGGATTCGCTTGAAGTGTTCGATGAGAGGCAGGCTGACTCTGAAGAGGCTATAGTGGCCGCGCTACTACGTCATATTGCCCATGCATCCAATAATGGGCGTATTCGCCCGTTGATTACTGTGTTTGCACCTGAAACCAGTGAGATGAGCATACGAGTTTGGAACCATCAGCTTATTCGCTACGCCGGTTATGAGACTACAGATGGCATCATCGGAGATCCTTCCTCTATCGATTTTACTGCACAGTGTATGCGTCTGGGTTGGAAGGGTCGCGGAACAAGATTCGATGTGCTCCCTCTAGTTGTTCAGATAAATGGCCGGGAGCCTAAGCTATTTACAATTCCATCAGAATTAATTAATGAGATTAACATTACTCATGGAAGCATTGAAGGCTTTGGTGATTTAGGTTTAAAATGGTACTCGGTACCGATATTATCAGATATGATATTGGATATAGGCGGAATTCGCTACACGGCTGCACCGTTTAATGGCTGGTACATGGGAACGGAAATCGGCTCGCGAAACTTAGCAGATACTGATCGCTATAATGCTCTGCCAGCTATCGCAGATCTTCTAGGCTTGGACCGAACGACGAATACGTCCTTATGGAAGGACCGGGCCTTGCTTGAACTAAACACGGCCGTCATTCACTCCTTCAAGCTTGCTGGAGTAAGCATTGTTGATCATCATACTGCGGCAGACCAGTTTATGCGTTTCATGAAGCGTGAGCAGGATAACGACAGAACAGTTAATGCACGTTGGTCATGGTTAATACCACCGATGTCTCCTGCAGCTACTCCCATATGGAATCACAGCACCTTCGAGGAACAGACGGTTAGACCCGATTTTGTCGCCCAGCCGCGTCCTTATTAA
- a CDS encoding MTH1187 family thiamine-binding protein: MAIVQVTIVPLGTGTPSVSKYVAEVHQVLMQSAENIKYQLTPMSTIIEGELHDLLEVIKRMHEVPFENGALRVSTSITIDDRRDKQGTMEQKLQSVEEKLK, from the coding sequence ATGGCCATCGTTCAAGTGACAATTGTTCCCCTTGGAACAGGTACTCCTAGTGTAAGTAAATATGTAGCTGAAGTTCATCAGGTTCTTATGCAATCTGCGGAGAACATTAAATATCAGCTTACACCGATGAGCACGATCATTGAAGGAGAATTGCATGATTTGCTTGAAGTCATTAAGAGAATGCATGAGGTTCCCTTCGAGAATGGGGCTCTGAGAGTGTCCACTTCAATTACCATTGATGATCGACGCGATAAGCAAGGCACTATGGAGCAAAAGCTCCAATCGGTAGAAGAGAAGTTGAAATAA